Part of the Debaryomyces hansenii CBS767 chromosome C complete sequence genome is shown below.
tttatattttgcttCATTATGGTTTGCGACCCAATAAAGATTGCAAgttttgaataacttgaaactaataacaaattaatattttacaGCTATAATTGAATCATGGTTAGCTATCGAGAAGAACTTACGTATATATTTTTCGAATGTGAATAAAATTCAGCTTGTGCATCCCCCTATGTAAGTAAAGATAGAGTAGAGGCCTGATGCTTTAATTCCTATGAAGattattgaaagttttCTGAGCGCTTATTATATATCTGAAACTGCTTCATAACTTGACACAAACCGAGTATATTCAAACTGTTCTTTCCTGACTTCGGTTAACAAACTATACTCCAAGGCAGAACTTAAAACTTTCGACTGCTGAGAATATCTCGTATCACGAGGAAGTTCTTTAAAGGGgatattcttcaacttctggAGCCTCACAAACGCATCGTTATTGAGTTTTTTTACTGACTCATTCACCAGTTTGGCattaaattcttctaaGAGTTGTTCTGACATCTGTTATATGGGAGTTTCGCAGCGCGGCAGCTGTCAACCTTGTATACCGTAAATGTGTCAAGATATCCATTTAACAGAGGTGCAGGGTTTTGACAGTACTTTCTTTTGCCTAATTTTAAACTGAAGGTGTAGGGTTTTGACAGTACTTTCTTTTGCctaattttaaattgaaGGTGTAGGGTTGTATCTACAGATTAGAGTTATCTGGTAAACGATCATTTCATAAACATTTGAACcataaatatttagaaCATTAAATGACATTGCCGGATAGTCGTATGAGTATCATTTTTTAGTCCGAATAAGGCGGGCTCAATTTAAGCCCGATAACCATCACTATCAACGACTAGCTAATATCTTGTGTGCGACCTAACAAGAACTAACCTGATAATTGCAACACTTATAACACCACTAACTTTGGAAATATAATCTGAAAGTCtccatatttcaatattagaattagtgtataatattttgacaaaatttcaatggaAAAAactatttataatttttgttCAATCTCGAAgatattggaatattttataaattaacTGATATTTGAAATGGCTACAACTTGACAAAAACAAGATTCTTACATTACACTATATTTTATCGTTATCGGGTAGTATTCTGCTTCTTATATACTAAATCCCAGCTTCAGAACATGCGTCGCCGCAGCGTAAGAAATGTTAATTGTATTGAAGCCTAATTATTAACATAGTAATTTTCTATTATCGCGCATATTTTGTGTAAGTCAACAGTATAGTTCTCATACATAACCtgcattgaaattttcttattaagAGTTCGAGATCTGCACTTACGCTCTTAGTGTAATAGAATTCGTTGCACCGCTTGAAGATCTCGCACCTCGCAAACTTATACTACGCTGGTTAACTATATTACATAAAACTATGTTTATTTTGGTTACGGAGGAGCCATGGCGTCATAGCTCCCTCAAAAGTAAACAACACTATGCTTCCAGTTTTTGTATGGGCTTTTGTCGCACTTCCACCCAATTGCAGGGTATAGTTTTAATTCAGGTCATAATCTAACTTATTAATTCTTACAATAGACTAAAAAGTTGTCATTCCTTcgaaagaataaaaaaCGTGTTTCtataaataaaacaatGATTATTCGTACTATTTGATACCTATATAAGCATAGGTTGCTAGTGGAGTGCCTTGAACAACTCGCTAAGATTACCTGTCAACAAATGAGTGAAGGATTGATTAAGGTTTAATTACTAAAGTGCTTctcattgaataataaacGTATCCATGTTCTTGAAGATGTATTCCTTATGTACACATTTTGTTTCGTCTCAACCGGATCATCGTGCAAATTTGCAGTTGTTTATAAGTATTATAGTAAAGCTGAATATTCATAATTATTAGTGAATAGTTGATGTGATTCCAGTCATCCATACTCATGACAGAGTATTTCTCCCAGAATCCTTGTATAAAAACCCCTGGTAGAAGAATAAAAAGTCAAATACAACTGTCCTTGAGTTTCCTAATATATATGGAAGTTCCTTGACAATTAAGTTGGATTTTCATCACCATATACAAAATCACAACTCGTCAAAATGGATAATGAATAAGTTAAGTTCCTAATTAATTATCCTAGGTCAATAGCACTATGATGTCAATACCGAATTTGGCTTAATATCATTAAGTGACCAACTTACTATCAATATTTCTGAAAGGAGTCTTTTTTAATGTGTTTACGTGATAAAATAGTGATTATAACGACATGCCATGCAAATAGCCTGGTTGGTGTAATTTGTCCCCTGAATTATCAGATGCTACGTTATCAGCTGCTACGTTATCAGTAATTGAATACCTCAACCCATGTCATATTAGCTCAAAATCTTCTCTTTCTAAGTACGCTGTATTGAACATTTCATCTCTTTTTGACTTGTCCTGCTTGTTTCCCATGTCCGCCGTAAATTACTACACAAAAAGCATTCTTCTACTTCGAAATTCTCTTAACCAAGTATTATAAATTGACATGGGACCATAGGAAATAAGAATTTGGCTAATTATTAAGTAAAATTGTATTATCAGATTGTATTCGGTCACCATGGAAAATTAGATAGACCTTAGaagttttgaataaaatgtTCCGAGTCCTCTTATTAGTGGAATAAATACCTACAGGTGCATCTGGTATCATCAAGttcaataaaaaattaaccTAAGGTATTGGAGTTTGTGTCATAACTACGAGTTACGTAGTTATTAAAAGTTCAAGTCTATTTTTAGAATATCATTTCAAGGCAATATGATGTCATGAGTCCGAATAGATTGTCCTTATTCTCCTAAAGTGCTAATAAATTCCGATATAAACAGATAGtttgtttatttttatGTTAGATTGAATTTCTGAGTTTTGGTTTAACCCTTTAGATGTGAAAGTGCTCTCTAAactattttgatattttatagGGTTTGTTGGAACTAGCTATTTTTCTTTCACTAATATGTAGTGCGACAAGAAATACTACCGACACATAAATTAATGGATTTTTGGTACTGCATGATAGTGTAAATAAAACTGTTTGAATGTTCAgcaattaatattttatgtcGTAATTCAAGACAAGAGCGGAGGAAACTAAGTTGTAAAGCTTCCGCAATATAGAAAAAAACCAGCAGACTTAGTGACATAAATTCGCGAAGTCACATGATCCATTATATTCTACTCAAGTAAAACCacaaaataaattgaaagcATTATACGAAAAGTACAATGCTATATTCTCTGAGgaacaattattttttcGAATGAAAGTTACATAGCCGAGTTATCACACTAATTTGACACTCGCATAAGAGTGATTATTGGCTAATCAATTTCGTAATTATGACACATGCATATACTgtatattgaattaattgctAAAGCCTTGCGTTATGATAGGGATTTATTTACCATTTCATAGATGAAGAGTCACAGTGCGTATACATATTCTCATTTTGCCTCTAGTAGAACAAACGATTCTTAAAAAACTAGTGGATGAAAAGCATCTatttaaaaagaaagaaatgtCAAAAGATATTTTATCGTGCACAGTATTTTATTATGCATATGTTTTAAGCGCCCAGCTGCTTTTGAttcagaaatatattttcagcCACCAGACTATTCTGGGAAAAGGCCTACTCAAATAAAATGGAGCCTCGTACGGCACGATAATTTCGACCAAAAAGATTTAGATAAGCTATCACAGTAAGAGAACAGAAAAACTATTAAAATGTCTCCTCTAGGCTTCGatttttaattctaaatatattagaCTAATTTACTTTTGCATTAAGACTGGTATAAAGAGATGCCTCAACTTCAAGCTATTACTTCGGCTGCATCGACGGTATTGTCTACAAATGGAAGAGTGTTTGATAATATGGCTAGAGAGAATGGAGAGGAAAGATTTCAAGATGTTAGTTTAGAAGAAATTCTATATGAAGCCAAGTTACAAAGAGAAAGGGAAAAATCTACGGAATGGGGGGAGGCTGCTCCAACTGTTCCGATGATAAATCTTATTAAAACCATTTTCATGGGTAAGACCAACAAAAAGGAACCAACAGGACAAGACAAAGAAAAACCAACAGGCCAagacaaagaaaagaatgTGGTTCTTGAAAATGAGGTAACTCAAGATTTGATTTCAGAACCAACTAATACCAGTATCGATAATGCAAATAGAATGGTAAAGTCTGCTTCTTGGGGCTCagtctttttttttaattacAACTGATATTCTTGGACCTACTAGTGCGCCTTATTCTATCTCTCAACTAGGATATGTTCCTGGAGCATTATTGTTTTTCTTATTTGGTATTGCTGCTATGTACTGTGGATATCTTTTATGGaagatatatttaaaaCTTGACTCAGAAAAGTATCCTTTAAAAACTTATGGTGATATCGTTGGCCGTATTTATGGCCCTCGTGTAAGATACGGTGTTGATTTCCTTCAGTGTCTTCAATTATTATGCAGTGTTTCTGTTATTATTCTTGGTAATGGCCAAGGTTTATCACAGATTACAAAAGGAAAAGGCTGCTACACGGTATTAATTTTAGTCTGGTCCCTTGCTGGTATGATAATTGGTCAAATTAGATCGTTGCAAAGATTTGGTTTCTTAGCGAATTTAGCCATCTGGATGAATGTTTTCGTTATTATTGCAACAATGGCTTCTGTTTCACATTCAGCGCCAAACTATGTAGCTGCAGCAGGAACAATGGGTATAAAAAAAGGGCCAGTTATTACTAAAATTATCATGAGTGGGTCTGGTTCAACCGCTTTCACAAATCAATTATCTGCATGTATGAATGTGGTATACTCTTATGGTGGTGCAATGGTTTTTGTAGAGCTCATGTCGGAAATGAAACGTCCTTGGGATTTCTGGAAAGGAATGATAACTGCTCAAGTATTTATAAGTATTGTTTACCTCTTTTATGGTTTATTTGTATATTCTCAGCAAGGGCAATTTGTGGTTAATCCTGCAAATCAGGGTATAAGTGCATATACAATACAAACAGTTGCTAACATAGTTAATTTGGTTTCAGCTCTTATTGCTGCTGGACTTTATGGGAATGTCGGTATCAAGGTTTTTTACCAAACATTCTTCCAAAAGGTTTTCCACACTCCAGATATTACTTCTAAAAAGGGAAGATATATCTGGTGTATTGCTATTATTATGTATTGGGGATTTGCATTTATTCTTGCTTCTGCAATTCCGCAGTTTTCAGCTTTAACAAGTCTTGTGGGTGCTGTATGCATTTTGCAATTCACATATACCTTTCCAGCAATACTTATCTTTGGCATAGATTTGCAAATTGGTGCACTAGCAGGAGATGGTGAATATGATCCTATAAGTAAGTCAACAAATCGTGTGGATTCTTGGAAGAATGCATCAAGGTGGATTCGTGCGTTCAAGGCGAAATGGCTTTTAAATACCTGTCACATCGTTCTTTTTCTTGCTTCATTAGCTACAGCAATTCTTGGTATCTATTCAAGTGCTGAACTTCTTAAAGAATCGTTTGCTAGTGGGATAACCACTTCTTTTACTTGTAAATCTCCAGTTGCATGATATAATATGTTTGATCCTACTTCACTCATTAATGACAGCCAGAGATCGTTAGACGTCCAATAAACCTATCAACATTGATGCtcaaaattcaagtcaTAAGTTACACATTTCTTGATTATTGGCTTATGCTCTTCTATATAAGGTATTTTTAGTTCTTACAAACACAACGAATAATCTCCGTAAACAAATTTACTTCAATTAGTTTGTTTAATTCTAGGGTCATTATAGTAGAAATTCTTCCTCATTCACTCATTATCTCTATCCTTGAATCCAGCGACGGCCTGAAAAGGCAACTGTTCGCGTAAGGGATATCGCAGCTAGTTATCGCCTATCTATAATTAGTGGTTTTGATACCCTGCTGATAAGAGGAGTAGCGCATAGaactatatatatgtatatgtaCCTAAAATTTGACAATTAATGTAAAACTAGTGTTGCCCTGATGAtttatctttaattttctCTTTCTGAGCTTGGTTATCTAAAGCTTTTAGGGACAGATGAATTCCTTCAATCAGAAGATTCTTTTGAGAATAGACAAGTGTAAAAATGACAGTAATGAAACTTTTAAGATTTAATCTTAATGAGTTGAAACgaaacaagaatataaattaggAATGAATctccaagaagaagatgaattttctaattaaCGAACAGCGATTAAGCAGAATATACTTAATTAAGACTATCCTAAAAAGTCATCGATAGGTAGATCGATCGCTTAACTACTTCTATAGTAGcgaatattgatatataagGCCAGtatatctataatactaatacatAAGTATTCTTCCCTATATATTTGAGGTATTTACACGACCTTTATCATAGTCccaatgaaaaagaatatacTCTACTCAAATCCCCTGCAATAGCAATGGACTATTGagataattatattttaacCAATACAATAGTCATATAATTCGTGTAAGTGAATTATGTTAAAAAAGGGAAGGAATATATCTCTACACAtaacaagaaaagaatgTAACTTTGCAATAAAGATTGATAGCTCTTGATCAGACATTAACAATTCAAAGTGTGCATATAATCCCTTGCTTTAAACGGGTGCTTTAATTTGAGTTCGAACTTTATACATGAGATTCATTGCGGTGAAATGAAGCCACTATTACTAATGTTAAAGTATAAGAACGATTATCTGAATCTAAATTAGTAGAATCAAAGTCTCCTTCATAAAACAAAAATGTCTTCAACACCtgtatttcaaattatgaAACTAAGAATAACAATTCGATCTTTCACTACTCCAGAGCAGCCAGAATCGGGCCATCGATCAAGTGTGTAGGACAAGGTGATACCTCGAGCAAATTGCAGGATAAAAAATCGTACATGAAGCTTACGTTGTCACTTGCGGCATTATTAGTAATCACTTAGCTctgtttatttgttttaatttaatattacCATGACTTCATGGTGCTCTCGAAAGTAAATATGAACCAGTTTGAACTTTTAGTATGGGGTATAACAGTTATTATGAGCTTGCAGGGTATAGTCTCCTATCAAAATTTACAATTGAAAGCTCAAAATTGGAAACATATATTTGGGCCGTGattaatacaatatataCTTAATTATTAGGTGcaatttgaatcattattatggaaatttatatttaaataatagaacggaacaattgaaaagatgaattaaatcCTTTAACAATACACAAATGAAAACTTTTGAAGgtttaaatataaataatattttatctaccTATTCAATAGTAATGTTTTCTATAATCAAGGATATTTAGGAACAGATTCACAAGCGGGGTGAATCACGAGGGGGTTGAATAACGAGAGAGAGACATTTGGTAACCCAAATATTTTCTCAATAATTAGACTTTGACCAAATTATAGctcaaaattcaatatatctatattgTTTTCCTGactttaaaaataattctgcaataattcttcgttCTACAATAGAGGAGCATCAATAACATAATCACTTTCCTAATTACACTAAAACAATATCGGAAGAGAAATTCGAGTACTGTGGAGATTCTTCTATATTTGATGCAATTCCCAACAGTAAATCAATTGTATGCGTTAATTCCAAAGCACCACAAGCACTACTGTAATTAGGACCTAGTAGTATGGAGctcaaattcattttttcGTTGCTGAATAGTTTCTCAATCGGAATTTTCCATTCTCTTACAAGAGGATCATTGATACTTGGCAAAAAATCTATCAAATCAAAAGTCAATTCGTAGCCGTAAAACTTTTTGAGTATTGGCGTAGTTCTTTTCACGAACCCCCTATGGCCTTGCGCAAATATAGAATAGTTGCTTGTTATTGAAAGCGAAATATCTGTAATAACAAAAGAGCCCAACTGTGACGATTCAtcacaatataataaaaagttGGGCctcaaatcttcaattcgACTACGGATAAACAATTTTAAAGTATCAGATATATTTGtcgaattattgaataatttggaaactAGAATCAACTCTACTTCTAATTTAACATCACCTACTAATTTGTCATAAATTTCAGATCTATAGTTCTTATTAAAGATTCCTCTAATTGCCCTGGTATTTCTATGTGGTTTTCTTAGTGGGCTTGAAATTGACATAAGTGATGAAATTGTACTAGAATCTTTTATTTCATGATTATCATCATAAAGCTCTAAATACCTTTCATctacaatttttttcaatttagaTCTCCATACAACTGTCTGCTTTGGTATCTCTGAGGAATTTCTAAGCACCGTTATCAAACTTTCATCTCCAACTGGTTGAAAGTTTAGGATCTTCTGGCATCTACTTGATGTACTAAAGCGT
Proteins encoded:
- a CDS encoding DEHA2C00484p (no similarity) — protein: MFSKVQLQILVDDSIIYKPNDTVTGSLIIKAKKSFDLRVISLRFFGMLHTTYIERIVIRDTYSQENGNIDTNTRTKYIHHEEPHHLFMETEKFNSTLNLERFAEDEIKEYSFNFVFPSSATCHECGKHSTLPPTINRVEGDSMILSAYYSLEAEVVPDSRFSTSSRCQKILNFQPVGDESLITVLRNSSEIPKQTVVWRSKLKKIVDERYLELYDDNHEIKDSSTISSLMSISSPLRKPHRNTRAIRGIFNKNYRSEIYDKLVGDVKLEVELILVSKLFNNSTNISDTLKLFIRSRIEDLRPNFLLYCDESSQLGSFVITDISLSITSNYSIFAQGHRGFVKRTTPILKKFYGYELTFDLIDFLPSINDPLVREWKIPIEKLFSNEKMNLSSILLGPNYSSACGALELTHTIDLSLGIASNIEESPQYSNFSSDIVLV
- a CDS encoding DEHA2C00440p (similar to gnl|GLV|YALI0C12100g Yarrowia lipolytica YALI0C12100g or gnl|GLV|YALI0E00308g Yarrowia lipolytica YALI0E00308g or gnl|GLV|YALI0F07106g Yarrowia lipolytica YALI0F07106g) codes for the protein MYCGYLLWKIYLKLDSEKYPLKTYGDIVGRIYGPRVRYGVDFLQCLQLLCSVSVIILGNGQGLSQITKGKGCYTVLILVWSLAGMIIGQIRSLQRFGFLANLAIWMNVFVIIATMASVSHSAPNYVAAAGTMGIKKGPVITKIIMSGSGSTAFTNQLSACMNVVYSYGGAMVFVELMSEMKRPWDFWKGMITAQVFISIVYLFYGLFVYSQQGQFVVNPANQGISAYTIQTVANIVNLVSALIAAGLYGNVGIKVFYQTFFQKVFHTPDITSKKGRYIWCIAIIMYWGFAFILASAIPQFSALTSLVGAVCILQFTYTFPAILIFGIDLQIGALAGDGEYDPISKSTNRVDSWKNASRWIRAFKAKWLLNTCHIVLFLASLATAILGIYSSAELLKESFASGITTSFTCKSPVA
- a CDS encoding DEHA2C00418p (no similarity); translation: MPQLQAITSAASTVLSTNGRVFDNMARENGEERFQDVSLEEILYEAKLQREREKSTEWGEAAPTVPMINLIKTIFMGKTNKKEPTGQDKEKPTGQDKEKNVVLENEVTQDLISEPTNTSIDNANRMVKSASWGSVFFFNYN
- a CDS encoding DEHA2C00396p (no similarity), encoding MSEQLLEEFNAKSVNESVKKLNNDAFVRLQKLKNIPFKELPRDTRYSQQSKVLSSALEYSLLTEVRKEQFEYTRFVSSYEAVSDI